In Actinacidiphila yeochonensis CN732, a genomic segment contains:
- a CDS encoding LacI family DNA-binding transcriptional regulator, with amino-acid sequence MSQTADRTGGPRKAPTMADVAQVAGVSHQTVSRVLSNHPNVRESTRAEVLRAIEQLGYRRNSSARALVTRRTLTLGVVACNPTLFGPSSTLFGLEEAARDEGYMVSAVTLRSYSAAALKEAIDHLSDWGVEGIVVIVPHREAVSALAELRLPFPVVTVEGGHSLPIPGVSVDQRLGARMVTSHLLAAGHKTVWHVAGPPSWLEAEARIGGWRSVLEEAGAVVPPPLQGDWTPLSGYRAGQELAGRVAAGTAGRGAPEVTAVFVANDQMALGVLRAFREAGLSVPGQVAIAGFDDIPEAEFFMPPLTTVRQDFAAVGQASIRLLVSRLESGGTEGDDERVVIEPRLIVRGSSTPS; translated from the coding sequence ATGTCGCAGACCGCTGACCGTACCGGCGGCCCCCGGAAGGCGCCCACCATGGCGGACGTCGCCCAGGTCGCGGGCGTGTCGCACCAGACGGTGTCGCGGGTGCTGAGCAACCACCCCAACGTGCGCGAATCGACCCGGGCCGAGGTCCTGCGGGCGATCGAGCAGCTGGGGTACCGGCGGAACTCCTCGGCACGGGCGCTGGTCACCCGGCGCACCCTCACCCTGGGCGTGGTGGCCTGCAACCCCACGCTGTTCGGCCCCTCCAGCACGCTCTTCGGCCTGGAGGAGGCGGCCCGTGACGAGGGGTACATGGTCTCCGCGGTCACGCTGCGCAGCTACTCGGCCGCCGCCCTGAAGGAGGCGATCGACCACCTCAGCGACTGGGGGGTGGAGGGCATCGTGGTGATCGTCCCGCACCGGGAGGCGGTCAGCGCACTGGCCGAACTGCGTCTGCCCTTCCCCGTGGTGACCGTGGAGGGCGGCCACAGCCTGCCGATACCCGGCGTGTCGGTCGACCAGCGACTGGGCGCGCGGATGGTCACGAGCCATCTGCTGGCGGCCGGCCACAAGACGGTCTGGCACGTCGCCGGGCCGCCGAGCTGGCTGGAGGCCGAGGCCCGGATCGGCGGCTGGCGCTCGGTACTGGAGGAGGCCGGCGCGGTCGTGCCGCCGCCGCTCCAGGGCGACTGGACACCGCTGTCGGGCTACCGCGCCGGCCAGGAGCTGGCCGGCCGGGTGGCGGCGGGCACCGCGGGCCGCGGGGCCCCGGAGGTGACCGCCGTCTTCGTCGCCAACGACCAGATGGCCCTCGGGGTGCTGCGCGCCTTCCGCGAGGCGGGTCTGTCCGTCCCCGGCCAGGTGGCCATCGCGGGCTTCGACGACATCCCCGAGGCCGAGTTCTTCATGCCCCCGCTGACCACCGTCCGGCAGGACTTCGCCGCGGTCGGCCAGGCGAGCATCCGCCTGCTGGTCAGCCGCCTGGAGTCCGGCGGCACCGAGGGCGACGACGAGCGCGTGGTGATCGAGCCGCGGCTGATCGTCCGAGGCAGCAGCACCCCTTCCTGA
- the araB gene encoding ribulokinase produces MTTDPPAVTVGIDFGTLSGRALVVAVEDGRELGSAVHEYTHAVVDRRLPGGTPLPPDWALQVPQDWRDVLRVAVPRALAAAGVRPEQVVGVATDFTACTVLPTTWDGTPLCELPEFSGRPHAYPKLWRHHAAQPEADLIVARAEESGQPWLARYGGKISSEWQYAKALQVLREDPAVYAAADRWIEAADWIVWQLTGAESRNPCTAGYKGIHQNGRYPDEGFLASLHPGFAGFTAKLEHPLTPLGAPAGKVTAQAAELTGLRAGTVVAAGNVDAHVTSAAAQALDPGRMLAIMGTSTCHIMNSDVLAEVPGMCGAVRDGVVPGLWGYEAGQSGVGDIFAWAARTAVPEEYAVEARRRGIGVHELLTERAAAQPVGGHGLLALDWHSGNRSVLVDHHLSGLVVGLTLDTRPEDVYRALVEATAFGTRTIVDAFEAAGVPVADLTAAGGLLRNRFLMQVYSDVLNRPIHLLSSEQGPALGSAIHAAVAAGVHPDIRAASAAMGRREERAYTPDPARAAAYEPLYAEYRALHDHFGRGGSDVMHRLRELRSAALSR; encoded by the coding sequence ATGACCACCGATCCGCCCGCCGTCACCGTCGGCATCGACTTCGGCACGCTCTCGGGGCGCGCCCTGGTCGTCGCCGTCGAGGACGGCCGGGAGCTGGGCAGCGCGGTGCACGAGTACACCCACGCGGTGGTGGACCGCAGGCTGCCGGGCGGGACGCCGCTGCCACCGGACTGGGCGCTCCAGGTGCCCCAGGACTGGCGCGACGTGCTCCGCGTCGCCGTGCCCCGGGCGCTGGCCGCCGCGGGGGTGCGGCCCGAGCAGGTGGTCGGCGTCGCCACCGACTTCACCGCCTGCACGGTGCTCCCCACCACCTGGGACGGCACCCCGCTGTGCGAGCTGCCCGAGTTCTCGGGGCGCCCGCACGCGTACCCCAAGCTGTGGCGCCACCATGCCGCGCAGCCCGAGGCCGACCTCATCGTCGCCCGGGCCGAGGAGAGCGGACAGCCGTGGCTGGCCCGCTACGGCGGGAAGATCTCCAGCGAGTGGCAGTACGCCAAGGCGCTCCAGGTGCTGCGCGAGGACCCGGCCGTCTACGCCGCCGCCGACCGCTGGATCGAGGCCGCCGACTGGATCGTGTGGCAGCTCACCGGCGCCGAGAGCCGCAACCCGTGCACCGCCGGCTACAAGGGCATCCACCAGAACGGCCGCTACCCGGACGAGGGCTTCCTCGCCTCGCTGCACCCGGGGTTCGCCGGCTTCACCGCCAAGCTGGAGCACCCGCTGACGCCGCTGGGCGCCCCCGCCGGCAAGGTCACCGCCCAGGCGGCCGAGCTGACCGGGCTGCGCGCGGGCACCGTGGTGGCCGCCGGGAACGTCGACGCGCACGTGACCAGCGCGGCCGCCCAGGCCCTCGACCCCGGCCGGATGCTGGCCATCATGGGCACCTCCACCTGCCACATCATGAACTCCGACGTGCTCGCCGAGGTCCCCGGCATGTGCGGGGCGGTCCGTGACGGCGTGGTGCCGGGACTGTGGGGGTACGAGGCGGGACAGAGCGGCGTGGGCGACATCTTCGCGTGGGCCGCCCGTACGGCCGTGCCGGAGGAGTACGCGGTGGAGGCGCGCCGCCGCGGGATCGGCGTCCACGAGCTGCTGACGGAGCGGGCGGCGGCCCAACCGGTCGGCGGCCACGGGCTGCTGGCGTTGGACTGGCACAGCGGCAACCGCTCGGTGCTGGTCGACCACCACCTGTCCGGGCTGGTCGTGGGGCTGACGCTGGATACGCGGCCCGAGGACGTCTACCGGGCCCTGGTGGAGGCCACCGCGTTCGGCACCCGCACCATCGTCGACGCCTTCGAGGCGGCCGGCGTCCCGGTGGCCGACCTCACCGCGGCCGGGGGGCTGCTGAGGAACCGCTTCCTGATGCAGGTCTACAGCGACGTGCTGAACCGCCCGATCCACCTGCTCTCCTCCGAGCAGGGCCCGGCCCTCGGGTCGGCGATCCACGCCGCGGTGGCCGCCGGGGTCCACCCCGACATCCGCGCCGCCTCGGCCGCCATGGGCCGCCGCGAGGAGCGCGCCTACACCCCCGACCCCGCCCGCGCGGCGGCGTACGAGCCCCTGTACGCCGAGTACCGCGCACTGCACGACCACTTCGGTCGGGGCGGCAGCGATGTCATGCACCGGCTGCGAGAGCTGCGCTCGGCCGCACTCTCCCGCTAG
- a CDS encoding L-ribulose-5-phosphate 4-epimerase, whose amino-acid sequence MNAGSLPPGTAAAVAALREEVSALHQELVRYNLVVWTGGNVSGRVPGHDLFVIKPSGVPYDRLTAASMIVCDLDGEVVDGDLSPSSDTAAHAYVYRHMPEVGGVVHTHSTYACAWAARGEPVPCVLTAMADEFGAEIPVGPFAVIGDDSIGRGIVETLAGHRSPAVLMQNHGPFTIGEDPRAAVKAAVMCEDVARSVHISRQLGRPLPIDPDAVDRLHDRYRNVYGQPGPSAQ is encoded by the coding sequence ATGAACGCAGGTTCCCTCCCCCCGGGCACGGCGGCCGCGGTCGCCGCGCTCCGCGAGGAGGTGAGCGCCCTGCACCAGGAACTGGTCCGCTACAACCTGGTCGTGTGGACCGGCGGCAACGTCTCCGGGCGGGTCCCCGGGCACGACCTGTTCGTCATCAAGCCCAGCGGCGTGCCGTACGACCGGCTGACCGCCGCGTCGATGATCGTCTGCGACCTGGACGGCGAGGTGGTCGACGGCGACCTGTCGCCGTCCTCCGACACCGCCGCCCACGCCTACGTCTACCGGCACATGCCCGAGGTCGGCGGTGTCGTCCACACCCACTCCACCTACGCCTGCGCCTGGGCGGCCCGCGGTGAGCCGGTGCCGTGCGTACTGACCGCCATGGCCGACGAGTTCGGCGCCGAGATACCCGTCGGACCGTTCGCGGTGATCGGCGACGACTCGATCGGCCGGGGCATCGTGGAGACCCTCGCCGGGCACCGCTCGCCGGCCGTGCTCATGCAGAACCACGGCCCGTTCACCATCGGCGAGGACCCGCGCGCCGCCGTGAAGGCCGCGGTGATGTGCGAGGACGTCGCCCGCAGCGTGCACATCTCCCGCCAGCTCGGCCGACCGCTGCCGATCGACCCCGACGCGGTCGACCGGCTGCACGACCGCTACCGGAACGTCTACGGCCAGCCCGGGCCGTCCGCCCAGTGA
- the araA gene encoding L-arabinose isomerase, translated as MTPPAAPEVWFLTGSQGLYGADTLRQVAEQSRAISDQLAAAPDAPARVVWKPVLTDSSSILALVLAANADPACVGLIAWMHTFSPAKMWIAGLDALRKPLLHLHTQANTALPWATIDMDFMNLNQAAHGDREFGYIQSRTGVARKTVAGHVSDPRTAPRIHGWMRAALGHDALRRLRLARFGDNMRDVAVTEGDKVEAQLRFGVSVNTYGVNDLVAVVDAVEDAAVGALVKEYADAYRLAPELLHDGGRHEALRYAARIELGLRAFLDDGGFGAFTTNFEDLGGLRQLPGIAVQRLMADGYGFGGEGDWKTSALLAALKAAGAGAPGGTSFMEDYTYHLVPGEELILGAHMLEVCPSIAADRPRCEIHPLGIGGREDPVRLVFDAAPGPAVVVGLADIGDRFRLVANRIDVVPPLEELPSLPVARAVWRPSPDLGTSTEAWLTAGGPHHTVLTSAVGPEVLGDFADMLRTELLLIDETTDIRQFAKEIRWNQAYYRLAGGL; from the coding sequence ATGACACCGCCCGCCGCACCCGAGGTCTGGTTCCTCACCGGCAGCCAGGGACTCTACGGAGCGGACACCCTCCGCCAGGTCGCCGAGCAGTCCCGCGCCATCAGCGACCAGCTCGCCGCCGCCCCGGACGCCCCGGCCCGGGTCGTGTGGAAACCCGTGCTCACCGACTCGTCGTCCATCCTCGCCCTCGTCCTCGCGGCCAACGCCGACCCGGCCTGCGTCGGGCTGATCGCGTGGATGCACACCTTCTCCCCGGCCAAGATGTGGATCGCCGGCCTCGACGCGCTCCGCAAGCCGCTGCTGCACCTGCACACGCAGGCCAACACCGCGCTGCCCTGGGCCACCATCGACATGGACTTCATGAACCTCAACCAGGCCGCCCACGGCGACCGGGAGTTCGGGTACATCCAGTCCAGGACCGGCGTCGCCCGCAAGACCGTCGCCGGCCACGTCTCGGACCCCCGGACGGCGCCCCGCATCCACGGCTGGATGCGCGCCGCCCTCGGCCACGACGCGCTGCGCCGGCTGCGGCTGGCCCGCTTCGGCGACAACATGCGCGACGTCGCCGTCACCGAGGGCGACAAGGTCGAGGCGCAACTGCGGTTCGGGGTGTCCGTCAACACCTACGGGGTCAACGACCTGGTGGCCGTGGTGGACGCCGTCGAGGACGCGGCCGTGGGCGCCCTCGTCAAGGAGTACGCCGACGCCTACCGGCTGGCCCCCGAACTGCTCCACGACGGCGGCCGGCACGAGGCCCTGCGCTACGCCGCCCGGATCGAACTGGGCCTGCGGGCCTTCCTCGACGACGGCGGCTTCGGCGCCTTCACCACCAACTTCGAGGACCTCGGCGGCCTTCGGCAGCTCCCCGGCATCGCCGTGCAGCGGCTGATGGCCGACGGCTACGGCTTCGGCGGCGAGGGCGACTGGAAGACCTCCGCGCTGCTGGCCGCCCTCAAGGCGGCCGGCGCGGGCGCGCCTGGCGGCACCTCCTTCATGGAGGACTACACCTACCACCTGGTGCCCGGCGAGGAGCTCATCCTCGGCGCGCACATGCTGGAGGTGTGCCCCAGCATCGCGGCGGACCGGCCCAGGTGCGAGATCCACCCGCTGGGCATCGGCGGGCGCGAGGACCCGGTCCGGCTGGTCTTCGACGCCGCGCCCGGCCCGGCCGTCGTGGTCGGCCTCGCCGACATCGGCGACCGGTTCCGGCTGGTCGCCAACAGGATCGACGTCGTCCCGCCGCTGGAGGAGCTGCCCAGCCTCCCCGTCGCCCGCGCCGTCTGGCGGCCCAGCCCCGACCTCGGCACCTCGACGGAGGCGTGGCTGACCGCGGGCGGCCCGCACCACACGGTGCTCACCTCGGCGGTGGGCCCGGAGGTGCTCGGCGACTTCGCCGACATGCTCCGCACGGAGCTGCTGCTCATCGACGAGACCACCGACATACGGCAGTTCGCGAAGGAGATCCGCTGGAACCAGGCGTACTACCGGCTCGCCGGCGGCCTCTGA
- a CDS encoding substrate-binding domain-containing protein, giving the protein MTIKGDITFNDANLAKLDAALKAALAGKDLSKQDLAMVVNVATDYWNAGKTGFDKGVSDLGVKGTYQAPANGRLDQQLSIIQTLRGQGITGMSVSAIDPTAIKAPISSANKAGIPVLAIDSPLPKEDGAALYLGTPNYEAGQKAGEAMKEALGGKGQVAVLVGSLTTSNAVERISGFEDALKGSGVKVVQKLSDAMDASKALSNAQTVIQTNPNVNGLYGVYSYDGPSAGQAVQSAGKAGKVKIISDDSDPQTLKFVQSGVIQATVLQQPYQQGYTGAYLLAALKVLGKDATMRIVQPYLESDGTTLSSGVGLVTQGNLADYQAKLTQLGIG; this is encoded by the coding sequence GTGACGATCAAGGGCGACATCACCTTCAACGACGCGAACCTGGCCAAGCTCGACGCCGCCCTCAAGGCGGCCCTGGCGGGCAAGGACCTGTCCAAGCAGGATCTCGCGATGGTGGTGAACGTCGCGACCGACTACTGGAACGCGGGCAAGACCGGCTTCGACAAGGGGGTGTCCGACCTCGGCGTGAAGGGCACCTACCAGGCGCCGGCGAACGGGCGGCTGGACCAGCAGCTGTCCATCATCCAGACGCTCCGCGGCCAGGGGATCACCGGCATGAGCGTGTCGGCCATCGACCCGACGGCGATCAAGGCGCCCATCTCGTCCGCGAACAAGGCGGGCATCCCGGTGCTGGCCATCGACTCCCCGCTGCCCAAGGAGGACGGCGCGGCGCTGTACCTGGGGACGCCGAACTACGAGGCCGGGCAGAAGGCCGGTGAGGCGATGAAGGAGGCGCTCGGCGGCAAGGGCCAGGTGGCCGTACTCGTCGGGTCGTTGACCACCTCCAACGCGGTGGAGCGGATCTCCGGGTTCGAGGACGCGTTGAAGGGCTCGGGGGTGAAGGTGGTGCAGAAGCTGAGCGACGCGATGGACGCGTCGAAGGCGCTGTCCAACGCGCAGACCGTGATCCAGACGAACCCGAACGTCAACGGCCTGTACGGGGTGTACTCGTACGACGGACCGTCGGCCGGCCAGGCGGTGCAGTCGGCCGGCAAGGCCGGCAAGGTGAAGATCATCTCCGACGACAGCGACCCGCAGACGCTGAAGTTCGTCCAGTCCGGGGTGATCCAGGCCACCGTGCTGCAGCAGCCCTACCAGCAGGGGTACACCGGGGCGTACCTGCTGGCCGCGCTGAAGGTGCTGGGCAAGGACGCCACGATGAGGATCGTCCAGCCCTACCTGGAGTCCGACGGGACGACGCTCAGCTCCGGGGTGGGGCTGGTCACGCAGGGCAACCTCGCGGACTACCAGGCCAAGCTCACCCAACTGGGCATCGGATGA
- a CDS encoding sugar ABC transporter ATP-binding protein yields the protein MTAVGSEIAASLRGVTKSYGPVKVLDIPRLDLTRGQIVAVVGENGAGKSTLMGVLSGTVTPTTGAVEVAGRALTPGRPDHARELGVALVAQEFPLVGKVSVAENLLLGRRPARAAGGPVGRFVVDRSATRAEARALLAEVGIGQVDVDRPVERFPVPVRQMIEIAKAWGHHPVVLILDEPTSSLGPVEAGRVLELARRHAAAGGAVLFIGHRLDEVRAVADRVVVLRGGRLVADLAPEEASEERMIREMVGSELARADLAPPSSVERATTLSVRGLTADGLGPVDLDVRAGEIVGVAGLMGSGRSRLLHTVMGAQPRTGGEVLFDGAAFHPRHPADAVRAGIGLVPEDRKAQSLLPSHSVRWNVTLATLRRISRRGVLRPRADREHAARIVKDLGVRLRSQEQPIADLSGGNQQKAVFGRWLAAEPRLLLLDEPTRGVDVGAKAEIYALIDAAAQDGLAVLVASSELEELLWICHRIVVMSHGEIVADLPRERFGKEVIMTAAAGTRTGAARQGKASA from the coding sequence ATGACGGCCGTCGGGAGCGAGATCGCCGCGTCGCTGCGCGGGGTCACCAAGTCCTACGGCCCCGTGAAGGTGCTGGACATCCCGCGCCTGGACCTGACACGTGGCCAGATCGTCGCGGTGGTCGGTGAGAACGGGGCCGGAAAGTCCACGCTGATGGGCGTGCTGTCGGGGACGGTCACCCCCACCACCGGCGCCGTCGAGGTCGCCGGGCGGGCGCTGACCCCCGGCCGGCCCGACCACGCGCGGGAGCTCGGGGTGGCGCTGGTCGCCCAGGAGTTCCCGCTGGTGGGGAAGGTGAGCGTGGCGGAGAACCTGCTGCTGGGCCGGCGCCCGGCACGGGCCGCGGGCGGACCGGTCGGCCGGTTCGTCGTCGACCGCTCCGCCACCCGGGCCGAGGCACGGGCGCTGCTGGCCGAGGTCGGCATCGGACAGGTGGACGTCGACCGGCCGGTGGAGCGCTTCCCGGTGCCGGTCCGGCAGATGATCGAGATCGCCAAGGCGTGGGGCCACCACCCGGTGGTGCTCATCCTGGACGAGCCGACCTCCTCGCTCGGCCCGGTCGAGGCCGGCCGGGTGCTGGAGCTCGCCCGGCGGCACGCCGCCGCCGGGGGAGCGGTGCTCTTCATCGGGCACCGCCTGGACGAGGTGCGGGCGGTCGCCGACCGGGTCGTCGTCCTGCGCGGCGGCAGGCTCGTGGCCGACCTCGCTCCGGAGGAGGCATCCGAGGAGCGGATGATCCGCGAGATGGTCGGCAGCGAGCTGGCCCGTGCCGACCTCGCCCCGCCCTCCTCCGTCGAGCGGGCCACCACCCTGTCCGTGCGCGGCCTGACGGCCGACGGCCTGGGGCCGGTGGACCTCGACGTCAGGGCGGGCGAGATCGTCGGCGTGGCCGGGCTGATGGGCTCCGGCCGAAGCCGGCTGCTGCACACCGTGATGGGCGCCCAGCCGCGGACCGGCGGCGAGGTCCTCTTCGACGGGGCGGCGTTCCACCCGCGCCATCCGGCCGACGCGGTCCGGGCCGGCATCGGCCTGGTGCCCGAGGACCGCAAGGCGCAGTCGCTGCTGCCGTCGCACTCCGTGCGGTGGAACGTCACACTGGCGACCCTGCGCCGGATCAGCCGGCGCGGCGTGCTCCGGCCGCGCGCGGACAGGGAGCACGCGGCGCGGATCGTCAAGGACCTCGGCGTTCGGCTGCGCAGCCAGGAGCAGCCGATCGCGGACCTGTCCGGCGGCAACCAGCAGAAGGCGGTCTTCGGCCGCTGGCTGGCCGCGGAGCCCAGGCTGCTGCTCCTGGACGAGCCCACCCGCGGGGTGGACGTCGGAGCCAAGGCGGAGATCTACGCGCTGATCGACGCCGCCGCGCAGGACGGCCTGGCGGTCCTGGTGGCCTCCTCCGAACTGGAGGAGCTGCTGTGGATCTGCCACCGGATCGTGGTCATGTCGCACGGCGAGATCGTCGCGGACCTGCCGCGGGAGCGGTTCGGCAAGGAAGTGATCATGACGGCGGCGGCCGGCACGCGGACCGGTGCGGCCAGGCAGGGGAAGGCGAGCGCATGA
- a CDS encoding ABC transporter permease, translating to MKTSTAAVPAEAVAGGGGRGPLARRLLETPEVGVVAACVIVFVALALDKSSFAGAVNLQGMGFDLAQYGLIAIGESLVILTGGIDLSVGALLGTSVILMSWFNVRAGLPPVVAILLTLLIAGAVGLVHGLAVTRLKMAPFVVTLVTYTVAQGVTLAITSGTSITGIGGTFSDLGQTYVAQVPLPLILFVVVAVVAWFFLERTYAGRQVYAVGGNPEAARLAGIRGDRRVVSMYVTSSLLSAFAGILVLGRMGVGSASGVGVGWELSAIAAAVIGGVSLVGGQGRILGIVAGTILLELINNGLTTLQINPNYTDIVLGCVLGLAITADRLRARSIARRG from the coding sequence ATGAAGACCAGTACGGCCGCGGTGCCGGCCGAGGCGGTGGCCGGCGGCGGCGGACGCGGGCCGCTCGCCCGCCGGCTGCTGGAGACGCCCGAGGTGGGGGTGGTCGCCGCCTGCGTGATCGTGTTCGTCGCGCTGGCACTGGACAAGTCCTCGTTCGCCGGCGCCGTCAACCTCCAGGGCATGGGCTTCGACCTGGCCCAGTACGGGCTGATCGCGATCGGCGAGTCGCTGGTGATCCTCACCGGCGGCATCGACCTGTCGGTCGGCGCGCTGCTGGGCACCAGCGTCATCCTGATGTCCTGGTTCAACGTCCGGGCCGGGCTGCCCCCGGTCGTCGCGATCCTGCTGACGCTGCTGATCGCCGGCGCCGTCGGGCTGGTGCACGGACTGGCGGTCACCCGGCTGAAGATGGCCCCCTTCGTGGTGACCCTGGTGACGTACACCGTCGCCCAGGGCGTCACGCTCGCCATCACCTCCGGCACCTCGATCACCGGCATCGGCGGCACGTTCAGCGACCTGGGGCAGACCTACGTCGCCCAGGTGCCGCTGCCGCTCATCCTGTTCGTCGTCGTCGCGGTCGTCGCCTGGTTCTTCCTGGAGCGCACCTACGCCGGCCGGCAGGTGTACGCCGTCGGCGGCAACCCCGAGGCGGCGCGGCTGGCCGGAATCCGCGGCGACCGGCGGGTGGTGTCCATGTACGTCACCAGCTCCCTGCTGTCGGCGTTCGCCGGAATCCTGGTGCTCGGCCGGATGGGGGTCGGCTCCGCGAGCGGGGTGGGCGTCGGCTGGGAGCTCTCGGCCATCGCCGCCGCGGTGATCGGAGGCGTCAGCCTGGTCGGCGGGCAGGGCCGCATCCTGGGCATCGTCGCCGGCACGATCCTGCTCGAACTCATCAACAACGGTCTGACGACTCTTCAGATCAACCCCAACTACACCGACATCGTGCTCGGTTGCGTGCTCGGCCTGGCCATCACCGCCGACCGGCTGCGAGCCAGAAGCATCGCCCGGCGCGGCTGA
- a CDS encoding alpha-L-arabinofuranosidase B, which yields MSAPAPSRLLRRLRKWALSAAAAGTLVAGVLVGGTQASQAAGSLPCDLYASGGTPCVAAHSTTRALYSAYNGSLYQVRRASDNTTKDIGVLSAGGYANAAAQDSFCSGTTCVITVIYDQSGKGNNLTQAPAGGAAGGPDALANATAAPTTVAGHKAYGVFVAPGTGYRDDRTSGIATGDAAEGMYAVLDGTHYNGGCCFDYGNAETSNNDTGNGHMEAIYFGNIKVWGYGSGNGPWVMADLENGLFSGVNAGYNANDPSVSNRYQTAMVKGQPNQWAIRGGNAQSGGLSTYYSGARPNVSGYNPMHKEGAIILGIGGDNSKSSAGTFYEGVMTSGYPSDATENAVQANITSVGYATSSSTGSGALTPGTKISLRATTSCCTTDYVRHDDADSNVVISAVSSSSSATDKADASWIVRAGLANSSCVSFESANDSGQYLRHYNYALQLNADDGTSQFAQDATFCPQTGQNGQGYSFQSVNYTNKYLRHYNYSVYIASDGGSNAWDSATSWSDDTSWVVAASWA from the coding sequence GTGTCCGCACCCGCACCGTCCCGACTGCTGCGCCGGCTCAGAAAGTGGGCGCTGTCCGCCGCCGCCGCCGGGACACTCGTCGCCGGCGTCCTGGTCGGCGGCACCCAGGCGTCGCAGGCGGCCGGCTCGCTGCCCTGCGACCTGTACGCCTCCGGCGGTACCCCCTGCGTGGCCGCGCACAGCACCACGCGCGCGCTGTACTCGGCGTACAACGGCTCGCTCTACCAGGTCCGGCGCGCCTCGGACAACACCACCAAGGACATCGGGGTGCTGAGCGCCGGCGGCTACGCCAACGCCGCCGCGCAGGACTCCTTCTGCTCCGGCACGACCTGCGTCATCACCGTCATCTACGACCAGTCCGGCAAGGGCAACAACCTCACCCAGGCCCCCGCGGGCGGCGCGGCCGGCGGCCCGGACGCCCTCGCCAACGCCACGGCCGCCCCCACCACGGTCGCCGGCCACAAGGCGTACGGCGTGTTCGTGGCCCCCGGCACCGGCTACCGCGACGACCGGACCTCGGGCATCGCGACCGGCGACGCCGCCGAGGGCATGTACGCGGTGCTGGACGGCACGCACTACAACGGCGGCTGCTGCTTCGACTACGGCAACGCCGAGACCAGCAACAACGACACCGGCAACGGCCACATGGAGGCGATCTACTTCGGCAACATCAAGGTCTGGGGCTACGGTTCCGGCAACGGGCCGTGGGTGATGGCCGACCTGGAGAACGGCCTGTTCTCCGGCGTCAACGCCGGCTACAACGCCAACGACCCGAGCGTCAGCAACCGCTACCAGACCGCGATGGTCAAGGGCCAGCCGAACCAGTGGGCGATCCGGGGCGGCAACGCCCAGTCCGGCGGCCTGTCGACGTACTACAGCGGCGCGCGGCCCAACGTCTCGGGGTACAACCCGATGCACAAGGAGGGTGCGATCATCCTCGGCATCGGCGGTGACAACAGCAAGAGTTCGGCCGGCACCTTCTACGAGGGCGTGATGACCTCCGGCTACCCCTCGGACGCCACCGAGAACGCCGTCCAGGCCAACATCACCTCCGTCGGCTACGCCACCTCCTCCTCCACCGGCTCCGGAGCGCTGACGCCCGGCACGAAGATCTCCCTGCGCGCCACCACCTCGTGCTGCACCACCGACTACGTCCGGCACGACGACGCCGACAGCAACGTCGTCATCTCCGCCGTCTCCTCGTCCAGTTCCGCCACCGACAAGGCCGACGCCAGCTGGATCGTCCGGGCGGGCCTGGCCAACAGCTCCTGCGTCTCCTTCGAGTCGGCCAACGACTCGGGCCAGTACCTGCGCCACTACAACTACGCGCTCCAACTCAACGCCGACGACGGTACGTCGCAGTTCGCGCAGGACGCCACGTTCTGCCCGCAGACCGGCCAGAACGGGCAGGGGTACTCGTTCCAGTCGGTCAACTACACCAACAAGTACCTGCGCCACTACAACTACTCCGTGTACATCGCCAGCGACGGCGGCTCCAACGCGTGGGACAGCGCCACGTCCTGGAGCGACGACACCAGCTGGGTGGTTGCCGCCTCCTGGGCCTGA